In Plutella xylostella chromosome 4, ilPluXylo3.1, whole genome shotgun sequence, a genomic segment contains:
- the LOC105384782 gene encoding dTTP/UTP pyrophosphatase produces MLQPVMHTLKEKIIVLASGSPRRKELVENIGLKVVLCPSLFEENLDPKSFASFSEFVEETALQKVLEVEERLKAQGQAPDVVVGADTMVTLGEEMFGKPTTEAEAFQMLSRLSGRTHTVYTGVVVKTAHKTTKFTEKTNVIFGKLDEAQIKGYIATGEPMDKAGGYGIQGVGGTFVERVEGDYFTVVGLPLYRLCSVLYDLYRDKS; encoded by the exons ATGTTACAGCCAGTAATGCACACATTAAAAGAAAAGATAATAGTTTTAGCCAGCGGCTCGCCTAGAAGGAAAGAGTTGGTCGAAAACATA GGTCTAAAAGTCGTGCTGTGTCCCTCACTTTTTGAAGAGAATTTAGATCCAAAGAGTTTTGCTAGTTTTTCTGAGTTTGTTGAAGAAACAGCTCTTCAGAAGGTTCTGGAAGTGGAAGAGCGGCTCAAGGCGCAGGGCCAGGCGCCCGATGTGGTGGTGGGGGCCGACACCATGGTCACACTGGGCGAGGAGATGTTCGGGAAGCCCACTACTGAAGCTGAGGCTTTTCAAATGCTTTCAAG gTTATCTGGTAGAACGCACACAGTATACACTGGGGTGGTTGTGAAGACAGCACACAAAACTACCAAATTCACTGAGAAGACCAATGTAATATTTGGCAAACTGGATGAAGCACAGATCAAAGGCTACATTGCTACAGGGGAGCCTAT GGACAAGGCGGGCGGCTACGGCATACAGGGCGTCGGTGGCACGTTCGTGGAGCGCGTCGAGGGAGACTACTTCACGGTGGTGGGGCTCCCGCTATACCGGCTGTGTTCTGTGCTGTACGACTTGTATAGGGACAAGTCTTAG